One region of Miscanthus floridulus cultivar M001 chromosome 19, ASM1932011v1, whole genome shotgun sequence genomic DNA includes:
- the LOC136528437 gene encoding protein trichome birefringence-like 19, whose product MQAKIEQKRSNLRQRLLGIASDLPMHKLQLVVTTTAASLPALAVVALVLLLLATARRPCSFLDAYRSGVSLPSPSGPSRPRAAAVRAPSGCDIFRPGEWVPDDDAPYYTNLTCPFIQEHQNCMKYGRPDRGFLRWRWRPDGCDLPRFDAAAFFDAVRNSSLAFVGDSLARNHMQSLMCLLSKVAYPKDISTTTNPEFRTMRYEPYNFTMAIFWSPFLVRGHQPDPRRHMWDIYLDQPDAAWRDAVSGFDRVVLSAATWFTRPAVFYAGGRVVGCHYCLVPGVPDLTLRYSLRMAFRSALRVLTAGGPGRFSGTVILRTLSPTSHFEGGEWDRGGDCRRTRPFAPNETRMAGLDLDLHKLQVEEFARAKAEAEASGGGTRLVLMDTTAAMVLRPDGHPSRYGHWPHENVTLYHDCVHWCLPGPIDAWNDMLLQMLLRDPS is encoded by the exons ATGCAAGCAAAGATCGAGCAGAAGCGCAGCAACCTGCGGCAGCGGCTGCTAGGCATCGCGTCGGATCTGCCGATGCACAAGCTCCAGCTCGTCGTCACCACGACCGCGGCATCACTCCCGGCGCTCGCCGTCGTcgccctcgtcctcctcctcctcgccacgGCGCGCCGCCCGTGCTCCTTCCTCGACGCGTACCGCTCCGGCGTCTCCCTGCCCTCTCCGTCCGGACCCTCGCGCCCCCGCGCAGCCGCCGTCCGGGCGCCCAGCGGGTGCGACATCTTCCGGCCGGGCGAGTGGGTCCCCGATGACGACGCGCCGTACTACACCAACCTCACCTGCCCGTTCATCCAGGAGCACCAGAACTGCATGAAGTACGGCCGCCCCGACCGCGGCTTCCTCCGCTGGCGGTGGCGGCCCGACGGCTGCGACCTGCCGCGCTTCGACGCTGCCGCCTTCTTCGACGCCGTCCGGAACTCGTCGCTGGCGTTCGTCGGCGACTCCCTCGCCAGGAACCACATGCAGTCCCTCATGTGCCTGCTGTCCAAG GTGGCGTACCCGAAAGACATCTCGACGACGACGAATCCAGAGTTCCGGACGATGCGCTACGAGCCGTACAACTTCACCATGGCCATCTTCTGGTCGCCGTTCCTGGTGCGGGGGCACCAGCCGGACCCCCGCCGGCACATGTGGGACATCTACCTGGACCAGCCGGACGCGGCGTGGCGCGACGCCGTCTCGGGCTTCGACCGCGTCGTGCTTTCGGCGGCGACCTGGTTCACCCGGCCGGCCGTGTTCTACGCGGGCGGGCGCGTCGTCGGGTGCCACTACTGCCTCGTCCCGGGCGTGCCCGACCTGACGCTGCGCTACTCCCTGCGCATGGCGTTCCGCTCCGCGCTCCGCGTCCTGACGGCGGGGGGGCCCGGCCGGTTCAGCGGGACGGTGATCCTGCGGACGCTGTCGCCGACGTCGCACTTCGAGGGAGGGGAATGGGACCGGGGCGGGGACTGCCGCCGGACGCGGCCGTTCGCGCCCAACGAGACGCGGATGGCGGGGTTGGACCTGGACCTCCACAAGTTGCAGGTGGAGGAGTTCGCCAGGGccaaggcggaggcggaggcgagcGGCGGGGGGACGAGGCTGGTGCTGATGGACACCACGGCGGCGATGGTGCTCCGGCCCGACGGCCACCCGAGCCGGTACGGGCACTGGCCGCACGAGAACGTGACGCTGTACCATGACTGCGTGCACTGGTGCCTCCCCGGCCCCATCGACGCCTGGAACGACATGCTGCTCCAGATGCTCCTCCGGGATCCGTCTTGA
- the LOC136526714 gene encoding RING-H2 finger protein ATL52-like — MIMTNPAAILSVALLIVGVSLMLVVHVLVVFWALRRGLVSRGTGQHANQERVQDGHGGGLSASELVTLPCHDFKSADGGAAAGDCAVCLEAFQAGDRCRQLPRCEHSFHADCVDSWLRKSSACPVCRADVVDRPPKGEAKAAASSGVVEMAERRSSIPALEIVTER; from the coding sequence ATGATCATGACCAACCCAGCCGCAATCCTCTCCGTGGCGCTGCTCATCGTGGGCGTCTCTCTGATGCTCGTCGTCCACGTCCTCGTTGTTTTCTGGGCCCTGCGGCGGGGACTCGTCTCCCGCGGCACCGGCCAGCACGCCAACCAGGAGCGCGTGCAGGACGGCCACGGCGGGGGGCTGTCGGCCAGCGAGCTCGTCACGCTTCCTTGCCACGACTTCAAGTCTGCAGACGGCGGAGCGGCCGCCGGGGACTGCGCGGTCTGCCTCGAGGCGTTCCAGGCTGGTGACCGGTGCAGGCAGCTGCCGCGGTGCGAGCACAGCTTCCACGCGGACTGCGTGGACTCGTGGCTGAGGAAGAGCAGCGCGTGCCCCGTGTGCCGTGCCGACGTGGTGGACCGGCCGCCCAAGGGAGAGGCGAAGGCGGCGGCCTCATCAGGGGTCGTGGAGATGGCGGAGAGAAGAAGCTCGATCCCCGCGTTGGAGATCGTCACTGAAAGATAA